From Humisphaera borealis, the proteins below share one genomic window:
- a CDS encoding choice-of-anchor Q domain-containing protein, whose amino-acid sequence MRNQRTNPAESSGARTITPDLRIPWLERLENRLLFSTYTVTTLGDAVGAITPNGAGKFNASSLRAAITAANAHAGADTINFAASVTGTINLGKALPQIADTLTLTGPGSAKLTVQRSAAAVTDFSIFSLDAGKTMSLLGMKIANGTGTPNANEQTRGGGIFNSGNLAVSKCVISANSAKADPYSWDADGGGGIINFGTLTVTDSTISENSTGSYKGGGMQNNGTLILNHCTLSRNTGSTIENTGSLVVNDSTFSENFSGTIENSGMLDIRRCTFTNNWGSINQSRGVLTMKDSNLSGNGGSGVGIYAGVATITGCTITGSSSGAGGGIYNSGVLTLIDSTLYGNEGLDDERSTGVGGGIYNRGPLTVRSSTIAGNVAGGIYNVGAAMTLTNCIVAGNASGDVANLDFSYSGDIDQPDIPPGTIGSSSSHNVVGTVAWGGIISGGWYSYVSLVYEASLTNLVNGKNGNRLGVTASQLKLGPLASNGGPTQTMALLPGSIAINAGSNAKALDADGKPLTTDQRGTGFARLVGGTVDVGAFEVQSSVVTSKGSVAGVVFKDLNGNRIQDAGEAGLKGWLVWADLNKDGRLNYNEPRTVTNSAGRYTLTNVPAGYQLLRLEKRTGWQQTTPRGGGAHGPTILTGKLLTGWHFGLKPILG is encoded by the coding sequence ATGAGAAACCAGCGAACAAACCCGGCCGAGTCTTCAGGCGCCCGCACCATCACCCCGGACCTGCGTATCCCCTGGCTCGAACGTCTGGAAAATCGCCTGCTGTTCAGCACCTACACCGTCACCACGCTCGGTGATGCGGTCGGTGCCATCACCCCCAACGGTGCAGGCAAGTTCAATGCCTCCAGCCTCCGTGCAGCGATCACAGCTGCGAATGCTCACGCTGGGGCCGACACGATCAATTTCGCCGCTTCGGTGACCGGGACAATCAATCTTGGCAAGGCATTGCCGCAGATCGCCGACACGCTGACCTTGACCGGGCCGGGGTCGGCGAAGCTGACGGTGCAGCGAAGTGCCGCCGCGGTCACCGACTTTTCAATCTTCTCCCTCGATGCCGGCAAGACCATGTCTCTTTTGGGGATGAAGATCGCGAATGGAACTGGAACACCCAACGCGAACGAGCAGACTCGTGGAGGCGGGATCTTCAATTCGGGAAATCTGGCGGTCAGCAAATGCGTGATCTCAGCCAACTCGGCAAAAGCCGATCCCTATTCGTGGGACGCCGACGGCGGCGGCGGGATCATCAACTTCGGTACGCTGACCGTCACTGACAGCACAATCTCCGAGAACTCTACAGGCTCCTACAAGGGCGGAGGCATGCAGAACAACGGCACGCTGATCTTGAACCACTGCACCCTTTCGCGGAACACAGGGAGCACGATCGAGAACACCGGCTCGCTTGTTGTGAACGACAGCACGTTCTCGGAGAACTTCAGCGGCACGATCGAAAACTCCGGCATGCTGGACATCCGCCGATGCACGTTCACGAATAACTGGGGTTCGATCAACCAAAGCCGTGGCGTGCTGACGATGAAGGACTCCAACCTGTCGGGAAATGGAGGGAGTGGAGTCGGTATCTACGCAGGCGTCGCGACGATCACCGGTTGCACGATCACTGGAAGTTCGTCAGGAGCCGGCGGCGGAATTTACAACAGCGGCGTGCTCACGCTGATTGATTCCACTCTTTACGGGAACGAGGGTCTTGACGACGAGCGTTCGACGGGCGTAGGCGGCGGCATATACAACCGTGGCCCACTGACCGTCCGAAGCAGTACGATTGCTGGAAACGTCGCCGGTGGCATTTACAACGTCGGTGCGGCAATGACGTTGACCAACTGCATCGTCGCGGGTAACGCGTCAGGCGACGTCGCCAATCTGGACTTCAGTTACAGCGGCGACATCGACCAACCGGACATCCCACCTGGCACCATCGGGTCGTCCAGTTCGCACAACGTCGTCGGCACGGTGGCCTGGGGCGGTATCATCTCGGGAGGCTGGTATAGCTACGTCAGCCTGGTGTACGAAGCATCGCTGACAAACCTCGTTAATGGCAAGAACGGTAACCGTCTAGGCGTCACCGCCTCCCAGCTCAAGCTCGGCCCCCTCGCGAGCAACGGCGGCCCGACACAGACCATGGCCCTGCTCCCCGGCAGCATCGCCATCAACGCCGGCTCCAACGCCAAAGCCCTGGACGCCGACGGCAAACCCCTCACCACCGACCAACGCGGCACCGGCTTCGCCCGCCTTGTCGGCGGCACCGTCGATGTGGGCGCTTTTGAAGTCCAATCTTCCGTCGTCACCAGCAAAGGCTCCGTCGCTGGCGTCGTCTTCAAAGACCTCAACGGCAACCGCATCCAGGACGCCGGCGAAGCGGGTCTCAAAGGCTGGCTCGTCTGGGCCGACCTGAACAAGGACGGCCGGCTCAACTACAACGAGCCGCGGACCGTCACCAACTCCGCCGGCAGGTATACCCTCACCAACGTCCCCGCCGGCTACCAGCTCCTCCGCCTGGAGAAACGCACGGGCTGGCAGCAGACCACGCCCCGCGGCGGTGGCGCCCACGGCCCCACGATCCTCACAGGCAAACTGCTCACCGGCTGGCACTTCGGCCTCAAGCCGATCCTGGGATAG
- a CDS encoding TrkA C-terminal domain-containing protein: MIAGISLLAIVAVSLFLVRLGKAALVLTGLSPDTADFQAYSAFFGVGFTTSEAEMVVSHPTRRRIIKHLILAGNLGIAASLGSLIVAFVRADSPQQELWLAGTIIGGLILIGVLSSVWPTRQLLDRIIAWSLRRTGALHVADFALLLRVHAGYVVSEIKIGSDSWLINRMLKESLLGSRGVLVLGVTRTEGDKAAEYFGAPTGSFRVRAGDVLTVYGKEQAISMIIASKMPPESFPPIR; the protein is encoded by the coding sequence ATGATCGCGGGAATCTCGTTGCTGGCGATTGTGGCGGTGTCGCTGTTCCTCGTACGCCTCGGAAAAGCGGCGCTGGTTCTGACGGGGCTCTCTCCCGATACCGCCGACTTCCAAGCCTACTCAGCATTCTTCGGCGTCGGTTTCACGACCAGCGAAGCCGAGATGGTGGTGTCCCACCCCACTCGCCGACGAATCATCAAGCACCTGATCCTCGCCGGAAACCTCGGCATTGCGGCCAGTCTTGGCTCGCTCATCGTCGCGTTCGTCCGTGCCGACAGCCCGCAGCAGGAGTTGTGGCTCGCCGGCACCATCATCGGCGGTCTGATCCTGATCGGCGTGCTCTCCAGCGTCTGGCCTACGCGGCAACTGCTGGACCGGATAATCGCCTGGTCCCTCCGTCGCACCGGGGCGCTTCATGTAGCGGACTTTGCGTTACTGCTGCGCGTACACGCCGGCTACGTCGTTTCGGAGATCAAAATCGGTTCGGATTCGTGGCTGATCAATCGCATGCTCAAGGAGTCGCTGCTCGGCTCGCGCGGCGTTTTAGTGCTCGGGGTTACGCGGACCGAGGGGGACAAGGCGGCCGAATACTTCGGCGCGCCCACCGGCTCTTTCCGGGTTCGGGCCGGTGATGTACTCACCGTGTATGGAAAGGAACAGGCAATCTCAATGATCATCGCGTCCAAGATGCCGCCGGAATCGTTTCCCCCTATCCGTTGA
- a CDS encoding recombinase family protein codes for MSKHTAIYCRVSTKSQDTASQEPDLKRYADACGEAVTWYRDQFTGKTMERRGWNKLMEDVRLGKVSRIVCWRFDRLGRTAKGLTALFEELGERRVNLVSIKDGIDLHTATGRLMANVLASVAQYETEVRAERVRAGQAIAKARGKTWGGSEKGRRLSVTDEQVRTIKRMVAEGEKITAIASATGLTRPTVYRYI; via the coding sequence ATGTCAAAGCACACCGCCATTTACTGCCGGGTCTCTACGAAATCTCAGGACACCGCCTCCCAGGAGCCCGATCTAAAGCGTTACGCCGACGCCTGTGGCGAAGCTGTGACCTGGTACCGCGACCAGTTCACCGGAAAGACGATGGAGCGTCGGGGGTGGAACAAGCTGATGGAGGACGTGCGACTCGGGAAAGTGTCTCGCATCGTCTGCTGGCGTTTCGATCGGCTGGGCAGAACGGCCAAAGGGCTCACGGCACTCTTCGAAGAGCTTGGCGAACGTCGTGTGAACCTCGTAAGCATCAAGGACGGAATTGACCTGCATACGGCTACCGGCCGCCTTATGGCCAACGTGCTGGCTTCGGTGGCGCAATACGAGACCGAAGTCCGTGCCGAACGCGTTCGCGCGGGCCAGGCGATCGCCAAGGCTCGGGGCAAGACATGGGGCGGGTCTGAGAAGGGCCGTCGGCTATCCGTCACGGATGAACAAGTCCGAACAATCAAACGAATGGTAGCTGAAGGGGAGAAGATCACTGCGATTGCGAGTGCCACGGGACTCACTCGTCCGACGGTCTATCGCTATATATAG
- a CDS encoding S1 family peptidase, which translates to MNRLDYSIDNRGKTMNRFCITAIFAVVTPVLALAADGPEADDFNTQLMRATVKLSHDRSTGTGFVLAKGKNYLLVTAAHVFDNTPGDETSVVFRSKQGEGEYTKEPTKLAIRKDGKPLWTKHPSEDVAVIWVVPPKNADLPVLTTDLLATDDLLRKHKIHPGDQLSCLGYPHREEASKAGFPILRDGPIASFPLLPTAKAKTFYLSMNTFEGDSGGPVYLARPSPANPQREERLIVGLVSGQRFLDEEAKLIYGTTKLRHRLGLAIVVHAAFIRETVDLLN; encoded by the coding sequence ATGAACCGTCTCGACTACTCCATTGACAATCGAGGTAAGACAATGAATCGTTTCTGCATCACCGCCATATTCGCCGTCGTCACCCCGGTCCTGGCCCTTGCTGCCGATGGTCCTGAAGCCGATGACTTCAACACGCAGTTGATGCGAGCAACCGTGAAACTCAGCCACGATAGATCCACCGGCACGGGGTTCGTTCTGGCGAAGGGCAAGAACTATCTCCTCGTCACAGCGGCTCATGTCTTCGACAATACTCCAGGTGACGAGACTTCGGTGGTCTTCCGCAGCAAACAAGGAGAAGGGGAATACACCAAGGAACCCACGAAGCTCGCTATCCGAAAAGACGGTAAACCACTCTGGACCAAGCATCCCAGCGAAGATGTCGCCGTCATCTGGGTTGTCCCGCCAAAGAATGCTGATCTTCCGGTACTTACGACCGATCTTTTGGCGACGGACGACTTGTTGCGAAAGCACAAGATTCACCCAGGCGATCAACTTTCCTGTCTCGGTTATCCGCATCGAGAGGAAGCAAGCAAGGCAGGATTTCCTATCCTCCGAGATGGCCCTATTGCCAGCTTTCCTTTACTGCCCACGGCGAAAGCGAAAACCTTCTACCTCAGCATGAACACGTTCGAGGGGGATAGCGGTGGGCCCGTCTATCTGGCTCGTCCAAGCCCAGCGAACCCTCAGAGAGAGGAACGGCTCATCGTCGGTTTGGTTTCGGGCCAACGATTCCTGGACGAAGAGGCCAAGTTGATCTACGGCACGACGAAGCTCCGGCATCGACTCGGACTTGCCATCGTGGTTCACGCAGCGTTCATCCGGGAGACGGTTGATCTTCTCAATTGA
- a CDS encoding DUF4838 domain-containing protein, translated as MTLASYIEKMSGQKPEVIDGEPKVVPERAIWIGVQPVVKTLFPKTDFDFKHPEETLIAANEKHLVIAGRDRWDPAHMTADGRLSKKTGVQQEYGTANAVYTFLRDQLGVRWLWPGEEDVIKQERIALAPMEQRYHPQIRARAGLFTKLQLGDHKEGPDLEWARVQRVQLDSMELEGGHGFGHWWEKYSKTNPDFFALQPDGTRSPNPEARHTKMCESNPKVWNQWLAEVDEQLRDNPTKRLFNASENDGYGYGHCVCKECQAKDRPEAEKFPFRWKNHGEDRPAVSDRQVIFANTLARMLKQRYPDKELYVQLLAYGYSRPAPIAAVPDANVIIASVSNFSMRSPKERETPMKQHTDWAAKAAHIMWRPNLGNPAGLTWGMPDVAMAQAGDDFRFAADTHCIGIFFDMFWYHWANQGPHYYAVAHLAWNPRADVQAVMNDYYQRTYGPASADLKAYWELLERTRMEFVSAKPSRMRAFELPEKYTPALLAEAQSHLDAAAAKLGKADEKYRRRLHFTRCGFEFTKLVVSTRAAMQKFEASKGKDAAAKAQVLANWARVDVMEKEYPAFAINWRSVFALGAPGGRNKRTEGLHPDAPLSPKTLKEMQAAGLE; from the coding sequence GTGACGCTTGCGAGCTACATCGAGAAGATGAGCGGCCAAAAGCCGGAGGTGATCGATGGCGAGCCGAAAGTAGTGCCGGAGCGGGCGATCTGGATTGGCGTGCAGCCGGTGGTGAAGACGCTGTTTCCGAAAACGGATTTCGATTTCAAACATCCTGAGGAGACGCTCATCGCGGCGAATGAGAAGCATCTCGTCATCGCTGGGCGCGACCGTTGGGACCCGGCGCACATGACTGCCGATGGCCGACTCAGCAAGAAGACGGGCGTGCAGCAGGAGTATGGCACGGCGAACGCGGTTTATACCTTCCTCCGCGATCAGCTCGGCGTGCGCTGGCTCTGGCCTGGCGAAGAGGACGTGATCAAACAGGAGCGCATCGCCCTGGCGCCGATGGAGCAGCGTTATCATCCGCAGATCCGGGCGCGGGCGGGCCTGTTCACGAAACTGCAGCTTGGCGATCACAAGGAGGGTCCCGACCTCGAGTGGGCGCGGGTCCAGCGCGTGCAACTCGACTCCATGGAACTCGAGGGGGGCCATGGCTTCGGCCATTGGTGGGAGAAATACTCGAAGACGAATCCCGACTTCTTCGCGTTGCAGCCCGATGGCACCCGCAGCCCGAATCCGGAGGCGAGGCACACGAAAATGTGCGAATCCAACCCCAAGGTGTGGAACCAGTGGCTGGCTGAGGTGGACGAGCAATTGCGCGACAATCCGACGAAGCGGCTTTTCAATGCCAGCGAGAACGATGGGTACGGCTACGGCCATTGCGTGTGCAAGGAGTGTCAGGCGAAGGACCGACCCGAGGCCGAGAAGTTCCCCTTCCGCTGGAAGAACCACGGCGAAGATCGCCCCGCAGTGAGCGACCGACAGGTCATCTTCGCGAACACACTCGCTCGCATGCTCAAGCAGCGTTACCCGGACAAGGAACTGTATGTGCAATTGCTCGCCTACGGCTACTCACGACCCGCGCCCATCGCCGCCGTGCCGGATGCAAACGTCATCATCGCGAGCGTGAGCAATTTCTCCATGCGGTCCCCCAAGGAGCGTGAGACGCCGATGAAGCAGCACACCGACTGGGCCGCGAAAGCCGCGCACATCATGTGGCGGCCGAATCTCGGCAACCCCGCCGGTCTCACCTGGGGCATGCCCGACGTGGCGATGGCGCAGGCAGGCGACGACTTCCGCTTCGCCGCCGACACGCACTGCATTGGCATCTTCTTCGACATGTTCTGGTATCACTGGGCGAATCAAGGCCCGCACTACTACGCGGTCGCGCATCTCGCGTGGAATCCCCGCGCCGACGTGCAGGCCGTGATGAATGATTACTACCAGCGCACCTACGGCCCCGCCTCCGCCGATTTGAAAGCCTACTGGGAACTGCTGGAGCGCACGCGAATGGAGTTCGTGAGTGCAAAGCCGAGCCGGATGCGTGCATTCGAACTCCCGGAGAAATACACGCCCGCGCTGCTGGCGGAAGCGCAGTCGCATCTCGACGCCGCCGCCGCGAAGCTGGGCAAGGCGGATGAGAAATATCGCCGACGGCTGCATTTCACGCGCTGCGGATTCGAGTTCACCAAGCTCGTCGTCAGCACGAGAGCCGCGATGCAGAAGTTCGAGGCCAGCAAAGGCAAGGACGCCGCCGCCAAAGCGCAAGTGCTCGCCAACTGGGCCAGAGTTGATGTCATGGAAAAGGAGTATCCCGCCTTCGCCATCAACTGGCGTTCCGTCTTCGCCCTTGGAGCACCGGGCGGACGCAACAAGCGCACCGAAGGCCTCCACCCCGACGCCCCGCTCTCACCCAAAACGCTGAAAGAGATGCAGGCGGCGGGGTTGGAGTAG
- a CDS encoding DUF3311 domain-containing protein, whose amino-acid sequence MKKTILLTLLITVVYVLHHDFWNWKKVEPLVLGFLPIGLAYHVAYSIVAAITMALLVRCAWPKHLDEDEQSKPEIRRDAK is encoded by the coding sequence ATGAAGAAAACCATCCTCCTCACCCTGCTGATCACCGTGGTCTATGTGCTCCACCATGATTTCTGGAACTGGAAGAAGGTTGAGCCGCTGGTGCTCGGCTTCCTTCCCATCGGCCTCGCCTACCACGTGGCCTACTCAATCGTGGCGGCGATAACGATGGCCCTGCTTGTGCGTTGCGCCTGGCCAAAGCATCTCGACGAGGATGAACAGTCCAAGCCGGAAATCAGGAGGGACGCGAAATGA
- a CDS encoding sodium:solute symporter family protein translates to MIPAIIVAVYLCVVLYIGIFAFRKGSGSRDDFFVAGRSLGPYVFLLAIFGTNMTAFAILGSSGLSYQRGIGVYGLMASASGLVIPLCLFFIGTRLWTLGKKFGHVTQVQYFRDRWECSHIGTAIFALTATMLVPYIIIGVMGGGHTLEALTTVMGADGKPVLHEVLRDGRTVLETKHWVSYEVGGAIVALVVMSYVFFGGMRGTAWVNMFQTILFLGFGTIAFVLISKNLGGFDRIMAELAADPKTAPLLTRQRIPVEEFFSYTLIPLSAIMFPHIAIMCMTAEKVSSFKKTVIFYPICIALIWLPCVVLGVVAAHQFPGLKIGEADDVILRLLTQNTDALLAGVLGAAIMACVMASDSQILALCTMFSQDVFAHYGGGTRFGEKAQVWTGRIFVIIITTLAYFIGLHLEDKAGIFELAIRFAFSGFAALAPVMLAALFWKRSTKWGALAATLWVAFAMVGTWWLYESTVSVAPKPGQPFVPIFPALGDLLLRSPSNVLVFGYLPVLPMVLGSAFFMVVGSLFSKAPSRATLEKYFPAHPETAMTAPKAASQSH, encoded by the coding sequence ATGATCCCCGCTATCATCGTTGCTGTTTATCTCTGCGTCGTCCTTTACATCGGCATCTTCGCCTTTCGCAAGGGCAGCGGTTCGCGAGATGATTTCTTTGTCGCGGGACGCTCCCTCGGCCCCTACGTCTTCCTGCTCGCCATCTTCGGCACGAACATGACGGCGTTCGCCATCCTCGGTAGCTCGGGCCTCTCGTATCAGCGTGGCATCGGTGTTTACGGACTGATGGCCTCGGCGTCTGGATTGGTCATTCCACTTTGCCTGTTCTTCATTGGCACTCGCCTGTGGACGTTGGGCAAAAAGTTTGGCCACGTCACCCAGGTGCAATACTTCCGCGACCGCTGGGAATGCTCGCACATCGGCACCGCCATCTTCGCGCTCACCGCCACGATGCTGGTGCCCTACATCATCATCGGCGTGATGGGTGGAGGCCACACGCTCGAAGCGCTCACCACCGTCATGGGAGCGGACGGGAAACCGGTCTTACACGAGGTTCTGCGCGATGGCCGGACAGTGCTGGAGACGAAACACTGGGTGAGCTACGAGGTCGGCGGTGCCATCGTCGCGCTTGTGGTGATGAGCTACGTCTTCTTCGGCGGCATGAGAGGCACGGCGTGGGTGAACATGTTTCAAACTATTCTCTTCCTTGGCTTCGGCACGATCGCCTTCGTTCTCATCTCCAAAAATCTCGGCGGCTTCGACCGCATCATGGCCGAACTGGCCGCCGACCCGAAGACCGCGCCGTTGCTCACGCGCCAACGCATCCCGGTCGAGGAGTTCTTCAGCTACACGCTGATCCCGCTTTCGGCCATCATGTTCCCGCACATCGCCATCATGTGCATGACGGCGGAGAAAGTTTCGTCGTTTAAGAAGACGGTCATCTTCTACCCCATTTGCATCGCGCTCATCTGGCTGCCGTGCGTGGTCCTCGGGGTGGTGGCCGCGCACCAGTTTCCCGGCCTGAAAATCGGCGAGGCCGACGATGTCATCTTGCGCCTGCTCACCCAGAACACCGACGCCCTCCTCGCCGGCGTGCTCGGCGCGGCCATCATGGCCTGCGTCATGGCGTCGGACTCTCAGATTCTCGCCCTCTGTACCATGTTCTCGCAGGACGTGTTCGCGCACTACGGCGGTGGAACGCGGTTTGGTGAAAAGGCGCAGGTTTGGACCGGCCGAATCTTCGTGATCATCATCACGACGCTGGCCTACTTCATCGGTCTGCATTTGGAGGATAAGGCCGGCATCTTCGAACTCGCCATCCGCTTCGCCTTCTCCGGTTTCGCCGCGCTCGCGCCGGTGATGCTCGCCGCGCTCTTCTGGAAACGCAGCACCAAGTGGGGTGCGCTCGCCGCCACGCTCTGGGTCGCGTTCGCGATGGTGGGAACCTGGTGGCTCTACGAAAGCACGGTCAGCGTCGCCCCGAAGCCGGGCCAGCCTTTCGTGCCCATCTTCCCCGCGCTCGGCGACTTGCTCCTGCGCAGCCCGAGTAATGTCCTCGTGTTCGGCTACCTGCCCGTGCTGCCGATGGTGCTAGGCTCGGCCTTTTTCATGGTGGTCGGCTCGCTGTTCTCCAAAGCCCCAAGCCGGGCGACGTTGGAGAAATATTTCCCCGCCCATCCTGAAACCGCCATGACTGCTCCAAAGGCGGCCAGCCAAAGCCACTGA
- a CDS encoding DNA polymerase IV, with product MSPDRHILHVDMDAFFASVEQLDRPELRGKPVLVGGTGPRGVISAASYEARVFGCRSAQPTAVARRLCPQAIVVHGNYARYREISQQVFALFQDVTPIIQPLSIDEAFLDVTGSIALLGDPVTIATNLRRRIHQTTGVTASVGVAPNKFLAKLASDMNKPDGMMVIRPDDIERVLAPLPVSRIFGVGPVAEKRLAGIGIRTFSDLRRMDADVLARRIGQDEADRYKRLAWGIDDRPVVPDREAKSIGQEETFGHDLTDADAVRTVLLGQAEEVSRRVRRHGLFARGVVVKIRFGDFQTITRRTTLAKPSDATAELWEAARTLFDDWAGKSFQPVRLIGMSATDFGNADAQLDLFATGIDEKRRRLDAAVDRIKAKFGSKGVRRSGV from the coding sequence GTGTCGCCCGATCGTCATATCCTTCACGTCGACATGGACGCCTTCTTCGCGTCGGTCGAACAGCTGGATCGGCCCGAGCTTCGCGGAAAGCCGGTGCTGGTCGGCGGTACCGGGCCACGGGGCGTGATCTCGGCCGCGTCCTATGAGGCCCGCGTTTTTGGCTGCCGGTCGGCCCAGCCCACTGCCGTCGCACGGCGGCTGTGCCCGCAGGCTATCGTCGTTCATGGCAACTACGCCCGCTACCGGGAGATCTCGCAGCAGGTGTTCGCGCTGTTCCAGGACGTCACGCCGATCATTCAGCCGTTGAGCATCGACGAGGCCTTTCTTGACGTCACGGGTTCGATCGCGCTTCTCGGCGATCCCGTCACTATCGCCACCAACCTGCGCCGGCGAATTCATCAGACCACCGGCGTGACGGCGTCCGTTGGTGTGGCACCCAATAAGTTCCTCGCCAAGCTCGCCAGCGACATGAACAAGCCCGACGGCATGATGGTCATCCGGCCGGACGACATCGAACGGGTGCTCGCACCGCTGCCCGTCAGCCGGATCTTTGGCGTCGGCCCCGTCGCCGAGAAGCGATTGGCGGGGATCGGTATCCGCACCTTCAGCGACCTGCGGCGGATGGATGCCGACGTACTCGCACGCCGCATCGGCCAGGACGAAGCCGATCGATACAAGCGGCTGGCGTGGGGCATCGACGATCGCCCGGTGGTGCCCGATCGAGAGGCCAAGAGCATCGGGCAGGAAGAAACTTTTGGTCACGACCTGACCGACGCTGACGCCGTTCGCACGGTATTGCTCGGACAGGCCGAAGAAGTGAGCCGGCGGGTGCGACGACACGGACTGTTTGCTCGTGGCGTGGTGGTGAAGATCCGCTTCGGCGACTTTCAGACGATTACCCGCCGAACGACACTCGCCAAACCGTCCGATGCGACCGCCGAGCTCTGGGAGGCGGCGCGTACTCTGTTTGATGACTGGGCGGGTAAGTCCTTTCAGCCGGTGCGTCTGATCGGGATGTCGGCGACCGATTTCGGCAACGCCGATGCCCAACTCGACCTGTTCGCCACCGGCATCGACGAAAAGCGACGTCGGCTCGACGCGGCGGTCGACCGCATCAAGGCAAAGTTCGGCAGCAAAGGCGTTCGACGGTCGGGTGTGTGA
- a CDS encoding GH39 family glycosyl hydrolase yields the protein MRYTLVLLAALLLTSSASVDAQSLPVHIEVDATQQGGPLKPIWRFFGADEPNYAYMPHGRDLLGELGALKKNEVFFRTHSLLVTGKGEHGLKWGSTNAYTEDAAGNPVYDWTIVDRIFDAYRDNGVRPYVQIGFMPQALSVKPEPYRHQFPKSKYEELFGGWAYPPKDYAKWEELVYQWAKHCLARYGEEEVLHWYWQTWNESNIDYWKGTREEFFKLHDHAIRAVRRAIPRAKVGGPDLAGGKGGDFLESFLNHCLKGTNRASKERGTPLDFISFHAKGKPSRVDGHVRMGLSNQLGEINDAFEVIAKFPELKGTPVVIGESDPDGCAACTGPDRAYRNGTLYSSYTAATFPRKLDLAEKHGVNLEGALTWSFEFEGQPYFAGFRSLATNGIAKPVLNVFRMFSRMNGQRLGVQSDGAVPLDELVKTGVRGKPDVSALAARDGKRITILAWHYHDDDVAGADAAITLDINGVPAGNPKITRTLIDETHSNSFHAWRAMGSPRSPTAVQIRELEKASQLAPASEKSEVRAVGGRCEMKFTLARQGVTLIELEWP from the coding sequence ATGCGATACACCCTTGTGCTCCTCGCGGCCCTGCTGCTCACTTCCAGCGCCTCCGTTGATGCACAATCACTCCCTGTCCACATCGAAGTGGATGCCACGCAGCAGGGTGGTCCGCTCAAGCCAATCTGGCGTTTCTTCGGTGCGGATGAGCCGAACTACGCCTACATGCCGCATGGCCGCGACCTGCTTGGCGAACTCGGCGCTTTGAAGAAGAACGAGGTCTTCTTCCGCACGCACAGCCTGCTCGTCACGGGCAAGGGAGAACACGGATTGAAGTGGGGCTCGACCAATGCCTACACCGAGGATGCGGCGGGCAACCCCGTGTATGACTGGACGATCGTGGACCGCATCTTTGATGCGTATCGCGACAACGGCGTTCGGCCTTATGTGCAGATCGGATTCATGCCACAGGCTCTCTCGGTGAAGCCGGAGCCTTATCGGCATCAGTTCCCGAAATCGAAGTACGAAGAACTATTCGGCGGCTGGGCCTATCCGCCCAAGGATTACGCAAAGTGGGAGGAGCTGGTCTATCAATGGGCGAAGCATTGCCTGGCCCGGTACGGCGAAGAGGAAGTGCTGCACTGGTACTGGCAGACCTGGAATGAGTCGAACATCGACTATTGGAAGGGCACGCGAGAGGAGTTCTTCAAGCTGCACGACCACGCCATCCGCGCGGTGCGCCGCGCCATTCCCCGGGCGAAAGTTGGGGGGCCTGATCTGGCGGGCGGCAAGGGTGGCGACTTCCTCGAGAGCTTTCTGAATCACTGTCTCAAAGGCACGAACCGCGCCAGCAAGGAGCGCGGCACGCCACTGGATTTCATTTCCTTCCACGCGAAGGGCAAGCCGTCCCGGGTCGATGGCCACGTTCGGATGGGCCTCTCGAACCAGCTTGGCGAGATCAACGATGCCTTCGAGGTGATCGCAAAGTTTCCCGAGCTCAAGGGCACGCCCGTCGTTATCGGCGAGTCCGATCCGGACGGCTGCGCAGCCTGCACGGGGCCGGACCGCGCGTATCGGAACGGCACCCTGTACTCAAGCTATACCGCCGCCACCTTCCCTCGAAAGCTTGACCTCGCCGAGAAGCACGGCGTCAACCTCGAAGGCGCACTCACATGGTCCTTCGAGTTTGAAGGTCAGCCATACTTTGCCGGGTTCCGCTCGCTCGCCACCAACGGCATCGCCAAGCCAGTGCTGAACGTCTTCCGCATGTTCTCCCGCATGAACGGCCAGCGGCTTGGAGTGCAAAGCGATGGCGCGGTGCCGCTCGACGAACTCGTGAAGACCGGCGTCCGCGGAAAGCCCGACGTGTCCGCGCTCGCCGCCCGCGACGGCAAACGCATCACCATTCTCGCGTGGCACTATCATGACGACGACGTCGCGGGAGCCGACGCTGCGATCACGCTCGACATAAACGGCGTGCCCGCCGGGAACCCGAAGATCACTCGCACGCTCATCGACGAGACGCACTCAAATTCCTTCCACGCCTGGCGTGCAATGGGTTCACCGCGGTCCCCGACCGCCGTTCAGATTCGTGAGTTGGAGAAAGCCAGCCAGCTTGCCCCGGCGAGCGAGAAATCCGAAGTGAGAGCCGTCGGTGGACGTTGTGAAATGAAGTTCACTCTTGCTCGCCAAGGAGTGACACTCATCGAGTTAGAATGGCCTTGA